In a single window of the Falco rusticolus isolate bFalRus1 chromosome 13, bFalRus1.pri, whole genome shotgun sequence genome:
- the EIF3G gene encoding eukaryotic translation initiation factor 3 subunit G, whose product MPTGDYDSKPSWADQVEEEGGEDDKCITSELLKDIPLPGVLGGSLSAEAELLKGGPLPSPKELINGNIKTITEYREEEDGRKVKIIRTFRIETRKASKAVARRKNWKKFGNSEFDAPGPNVATTTVSDDVFMTFITSKEDLNCQEEEDPMNKLKGQKIVSCRICKGDHWTTRCPYKDTLGPMQKELAEQLGLSTGEKEKLPGEPEPVQAQQSKTGKYVPPSLRDGASRRGESMQPNRRADDNATIRVTNLSEDTRETDLQELFRPFGSISRIYLAKDKTTGQSKGFAFISFHRREDAARAIAGVSGFGYDHLILNVEWAKPSTN is encoded by the exons ATGCCGACGGGCGACTACGA CTCCAAGCCCAGCTGGGCCGACCAGGTGGAAGAGGAGGGTGGAGAGGACG ACAAATGCATCACCAGCGAGCTGCTGAAGGACATTCCCCTGCCGGGGGTGCTGGGCGGCAGCCTCAGCGCTGAGGCCGAGCTGCTGAAGGGAG gcCCGCTCCCTTCCCCGAAGGAACTTATCAATGGGAACATCAAAACCATCACGGAGTATCGTGAGGAAGAGGATGGGCGCAAGGTGAAG ATCATCCGCACCTTCCGCATCGAAACCAGGAAGGCTTCCAAGGCGGTGGCTCGCCGGAAG aactggaagaaatttGGGAATTCGGAGTTTGACGCCCCCGGGCCGAACGTGGCCACCACCACCGTGAGTGACGATGTCTTCATGACCTTCATCACCAGCAAGGAG gATCTCAACtgccaggaggaagaggatcCCATGAACAAACTGAAGGGGCAGAAGATCGTCTCGTGCCGTATCTGCAAGGGCGACCACTGGACCACCCGCTGCCCCTACAAGGACACGCTGGGGCCGATGCAGAAGGAGTTGGCCgagcagctggggctgtccACAGGCGAGAAGGAGAAACTACCCGGAG AGCCGGAGCCGGTGCAGGCTCAGCAGAGCAAGACGGGCAAGTACGTCCCCCCCAGCCTGCGAGACGGAGCCAGCCGCCGCGGGGAGTCCATGCAGCCCAACCGCAGGG cCGACGACAACGCCACGATCCGTGTCACCAACCTGTCCGAGGACACGCGTGAGACCGATCTCCAGGAGTTATTCCGGCCTTTCGGTTCCATCTCAAGGATCTATTTAGCCAAGGATAAGACCACCGGGCAGTCCAAG ggttTTGCCTTCATCAGCTTCCACCGCCGCGAGGATGCGGCCCGTGCCATTGCTGGCGTCTCCGGATTTGGCTACGACCACTTGATCCTCAACGTGGAATGGGCCAA ACCCTCTACCAACTGA